The DNA segment AAGAAGCAGTTCCTCGGGTCAGTAATTTCTCAAACTGTATATGACTAgtgattaaaaatgcaaattcctagGCAATACTTTATGACTCTGAGTAACCATGAGGGAGGGGtcttaatttactttttcaatAAACACCCAACTGTATCTGATGCGATGTGTCTGTAGAACACGTGGAAAGCTGCTTGCATGCTGAAGAAAAAATGACTCAATTTCTATTCCAAATAAATCCTATCAGCGCGTATGGCAGTTTTTGATGAGTAAAGCTAATTAGTCAAAGTTTTTGTGCTTTACAAATCCTGAAAACCATACAATGAACAAGAAACTCTGCCCAACTTTCAACGTTGTAATTTCTCTTAGACTATCAGGATTAAATCTAAGAGTATTAGAATTGCAACACTCAGAATCCCAAAGTTGAAGTTTAGAGTAAACcatttctaaattaatttaaCCTAGTGTTTTCTGGAGAAAGTTCATAGGACTATGAAGGTCCTTACAGCAAGGTCTTGGTTTAGAAGGCTGCATATTTCCttgaaagcagattttaaaaaacaaaacaagacagccTGTACTATGATAAGACCTAAAGAGGAGCCTCAGAAACAGGACCCAAGATTAAACAGTGACAGGTAAATCATTTTCTAGACTTCCGGTGATTCTTGGCAGCAAGAGGTTTGccttggaagaaacaaaaaaaatcctcatcCACAAAGTGACTAATTAATGAAGTGACATAATTATTGCCAAGTAAGAAAACCTAGTATTTCTTAAGATGGGCTATAGCAGCCTGCAGTGTATTTGCTACCAAAAGACAAATGCAAACACGGGGACTTCTTGCCAGGTCGCATCTTTTTCCCAAAGTACAATTTAACCAATTCTCTGGATAATTTGATTAAATAAGACAGGGCCTCTCAACTGGCTTCCTTGGACTTGAATTATGAGCCCTAGATTGGATGAAATTTCATGATATCCAACACCTGAATCAAAACAAGTTATGATTTCTGTGTCTTTCCTAACATAAGAAAGTTGTGGTATCATGGTGATAAACTTGAGTCTGAAACCAAGACGAAAAAATACAGCCATAATtggctaagtgaaaaaaaacatttttgcctCAAATTACAAGCATTGATCTGTGTATGCTGCATGCCTGACACAGAGGACATTCAATAAAAGTTGAACTAAACTCGTTTTTCTGGTCTTGAATTAGCCTCATGGCTATTCTTAATACTTAATTctgtatataaagaaaaaaatctaattgttAATCTTTTAGGGAAGTCTCCTGAATGAgtttaagatttaaaagaaaaagaaaacaaggaaaacaaagggaagCCAACAAATCTGTAAAAGGCAAGAACTGTAACAACGATATGGCCAAAACAAGCACTCATGATTAATACAGGTGAGTCAAATGCTCGGTTATTTCCCTCCTGATTGCTAGAattatctctgaaaaaaaaatcactgaatctCCTCTTTGAAGAGTTTATAGATAAGTGAAACTATTTCATGGAAATGCTAACCTTAACATAAAATGTGGTCTCTTtcacttcaaaaaacaaaaacaaagcaaaggtaaaataagacaaaacagcTCAGTTTAATTTCAAAcgttaatatattttctattttatattgaaCATATGCATCTGTAACCCCTCATTTGCAGCAACTATCACATCCTCATAAAAGGGGCAAAATTTGTAAGAtgcctcttaaaataaatattcttttttataaaataataaaacttcaaataaatattctttacacTAAACAATATgttgaaaaaattagaaaataaaggttGAATTTTACTGTAACTGTACAATATACATGAAGTCCAAAGGGAAATCAGAGTCTTACAATAAAGGCTTTTCTGTAAGGCAAAATACAATCTAAAAACATACTGATTGATTCACATTCTTCCGAATGTACAACATATTAGTATAATATTTTGTGACTGTGCCATATAGCATGACACAACGTGTTTTTCACAGTTGCAAATATTAttgtatatacaaaaatatagcACATTATCTCTGGAgaaaacaatggggaaaaaaaagtcatctgcTAATTTACAAATTTTGCAAGTACTATTCACAAACAAAAACTTTGCCTGGGAGTGCCTGTTGTTTTAGCTTATGCAACACGTGGGTCCCCAAGTTCTGTATCCCATACCTTGAGCTCCATTAGCTGAGTTCTAACAAGCGTATCAGTTAAAACGGGACATGGACAAAAAGCATTTCACTGCAAACAGCGAAGGCTATCCCAACCCTCTATTAACAGTGCCAAGATTCTAACTGTTTAGTTGGTTGCATatgcgtttaaaaaaaaaaaacaaacaacaaaaaaagacaatccTTATTACTGTCATATTCCTGATTAATGGTGCTATGTTGGTTTTTCAAAGTTCCTGGGTGGGACAGTGGGAACTTTGCAGCAAACCGTGTTTGAGTTTTTACAGCGGCATCCAGGCCGGTTAACCCGGTCATAACACCCCTGGCACAATTTAAGGCAACCCTTGGCTGGAAGGTAACACCATAAACAAGGCAAAAAGAGGGACATGACGCCCATGGCAGACCAGCGTGTACAACAGTGAGACTGGCTGCAAGAACACGGGTTGTCCGCACAGTTATCCTCGTCATCATTAGAACAGTGATAGAAGAGACCTTTCACACAGCACACACAAGTCCCATAGTCAATCACGTTTTGGGCTGAGCAAAGGCACTGCTTGTCGCAGATCCAGTCTGATGGCAGAGGCCTAGGATAGGTGCACTCCTTACACTTGCACTTGCCACAGTCCTCACACCTGTAGGCATGCAGGCCCAAATCTTCCTTGCTCAGTGGCTTAAGCTCACCTGGCTTGAGCTCCGATTTGGGCTGCACTCGGATTATCCCATCAGCGACGGGTCCCGAGGAGAAAGATGGTCCCAACAGTCTCTGTTCAGAGGAACTGCTGCTGGTACTTGTCCTCGTACTGCTCCGAGACCCCGAACTGACTGTGCTGATGGATCTGGACAAAGAGGCTCGTGCGGAAGAATGGACCTGTGGGTGCTGGAGCCTGGGGGGCTGGCGGTGCTCGGGCAGACCATGGAGCCTCTCGTGTTTGTGCTGAGTGGAGGGGCGAGGAGCAGGCTTGAGCCCAGGTCTCGGGACCACAGTAGGCCCCTCTGTGTACTCATTGGTGTTTCGGATGGCTCTGATCTGATCCAGAGACAACACGTGTACCTGCTGGGTGAGGGCATCTCTGGGGTCGGGCTCCCCGCGCTGCCTGCCACCGTCACGGGGTGTCTGCAGCAAGGACTGCGACCCGCTGCCACTCTGAGCTCTGGCCTCCATCAGGTCTTGGAAGTGTGGTCACTCCAGCGGGCTTAGAACACATCTGAATTCCTGCGGAAACCAAGAGGAAAAAGCTGGTTTACACTCCAGGATACTTCCCACTCTCCGCCTACCTGGATTAACTCTTGGCTTTCCACTCCCCTAGAGAAACGGGATTTGAAATGGAGTGGCTATGGAGGCTACCAGAATAGCCATATGACCAATACCATATCAAAAAGTGCAGGTTATGGAAGGATTAGACAATTCTCTAATCCTGTGTTGTGTAGTTACACAAAGCTGATCTTTGTTTCAATCACACAGGTTCCTTATTCAAGGAATAAGATTCCTTATTCAAATGAACATAAAATTGCAAGGTTCAGGCTCAAAGTAAAGATTGCAAGAAACTAACGTTAGACCATAACATTGCCACCGACATACATGTACATGAAAGTTgaatactttttcaaaattggAAATAGGTTTTTAAGTTTGTTGTGGTCATTTTTGCCTTAAACATCAATAAATGCAGCCTAGAAATTCTTTCTTGGttcttattttgtctgtttttacatCAGATACCTTTAACTATGACTTATCCAGTATTCAGGAACTTTTTAGAATACCGTAGAATGAATGTGacttgcaaaaaagaaaatagtcacCCCCCCAAGGAAGTTACAAATTTTACAACAGTCATGCATTATTAAGTATACAGTAGCaaaagttataaattaaaaacaaatccattCAAATCCTATTAAGCGCCAGCAACACAAGAAAGCAAACTTACACAATCATCAACCAGCAGCCGAATTTATTTTCAACTTCTCAACAACTTGAGGATCAAATATTTTACAGCCAAAAATCTTAATGGCTTTGCCCGTTTCCAAAACCTTAATAGTTCAGGACATAAACCGACTAGTGATAACAGGAAGTGTTTCAAAAATTGGTGTCACGTCTCAAATCTATCATTCTGACAAGTAATTGCAATCCCTCTGTATATTTCAAAACTATCATCCCCTCTGGCAAGTCTACAATGAACAAAAACGGGCAAAAGTGGACCTTCATCCACTCTCCGATTTTTATAAGAGAGACGCAGGCAGGTGACACACGCCTCCCAACTCGGAACAAGGCAGAGCTGGAAACCGGATCTCACTTCCAACAGAAAGGCAGACAAGACAACGTTGATCTTTGCTTTCACTCCGTTTTATCGGCTCTATCGGCGTCCCAACACCGTCCCCAGCAGGTGGGACTCAGTCGGAGCCCCGGGGGACTTTTCTCCGGGGAGACTAACGCAGCCCAGGGGCTAAACTGCCCTCCCCCTGCACACAATCCGAAGACTGCCAAGCaggaggggccggggggggggtgccggCGCCTCCCTAGGGGACGTGCCTTGAAACGCTGGAGCACACTTCCCCCTCCCGACCTACGGGCTAAAATATACCCCACCCCAGAGCACTGGAGGGAGCCACTCCGCCCCCAGGCAGGGGTCACGCAGCCCACCGCAGGGCGTTCTGGCTAAGGCCCTTGAGTGTCGGGCACAGGTTTCGAGCCCTGCCGCCGAAAGCCCTGACTTACCCGCTGCCCGGACAGGTCTAACCCACGTACACTGGGCAACTCCACCACGCACTGACCGAAGGGGCATTGCCTGCGATCCGCACACCCATCTCCTTTTGGGtggagagaaaaagtgaaaggaaaattgCTTTATAAAGGAAGGGCAAGTCCCAGGGCCTCACTGAACAAACCGGGTCTGCAGGACGCAGATCCCTGGTCTGGAAACTTTCGCGCAGATTTGCTTGCAGTTTTAGCATCTTTGATAGGGGGGttgggagggatttttttttttttttttttttttaacaaaaatgactGCTGCACATTTCTGGCCTCCTTCGCAGCGCAcgccacccaccccccactccccactccgaAAGTGCTTAGAAACCCCCATGAAGAACTGT comes from the Prionailurus bengalensis isolate Pbe53 chromosome A1, Fcat_Pben_1.1_paternal_pri, whole genome shotgun sequence genome and includes:
- the SPRY2 gene encoding protein sprouty homolog 2; this encodes MEARAQSGSGSQSLLQTPRDGGRQRGEPDPRDALTQQVHVLSLDQIRAIRNTNEYTEGPTVVPRPGLKPAPRPSTQHKHERLHGLPEHRQPPRLQHPQVHSSARASLSRSISTVSSGSRSSTRTSTSSSSSEQRLLGPSFSSGPVADGIIRVQPKSELKPGELKPLSKEDLGLHAYRCEDCGKCKCKECTYPRPLPSDWICDKQCLCSAQNVIDYGTCVCCVKGLFYHCSNDDEDNCADNPCSCSQSHCCTRWSAMGVMSLFLPCLWCYLPAKGCLKLCQGCYDRVNRPGCRCKNSNTVCCKVPTVPPRNFEKPT